A window of the Lactobacillus gasseri ATCC 33323 = JCM 1131 genome harbors these coding sequences:
- a CDS encoding TetR/AcrR family transcriptional regulator has translation MNKKSLKTQHQIENALFSLLKNHPYDSLSISQITKHAGVSRMAFYRNYEQKDQILITFLRSQYQNFIDDLSMHKLTDFKDQLAVYFKFFKDHPDLMKLFLNAGLEGELLNQQTKFLKELINYSHPNLKLPSYAISYQSGGIYMLLVWWVGHDYQKPVNELLSYIESHIVLNN, from the coding sequence ATGAATAAGAAAAGTCTAAAAACTCAACATCAAATCGAAAATGCATTATTTTCGCTACTAAAAAATCATCCCTATGATTCACTCAGTATTTCTCAAATAACTAAACATGCTGGAGTCTCCAGGATGGCTTTTTACCGTAACTATGAACAGAAAGATCAGATTTTGATTACCTTTTTACGTAGTCAATATCAAAATTTTATTGATGATCTATCAATGCACAAGCTAACTGACTTTAAGGATCAATTAGCAGTCTATTTTAAATTTTTCAAGGATCATCCTGATCTGATGAAATTATTCCTTAATGCTGGTTTAGAAGGAGAATTACTCAACCAGCAAACCAAATTTTTGAAAGAGCTAATTAATTATTCTCATCCTAATTTAAAACTTCCTTCCTATGCGATTAGCTATCAGTCAGGTGGTATTTACATGCTCTTAGTCTGGTGGGTTGGTCATGATTATCAAAAGCCCGTTAATGAATTGCTTTCTTATATTGAAAGTCATATTGTGCTTAATAATTGA
- a CDS encoding oleate hydratase, with the protein MHYSNGNYEAFINAEKPKDVDNKSAYIVGSGLAALAAAVFLIRDGHMKGDRIHVLEELALPGGSMDAIYNVADQAYVMRGGREMEPHFETLWDLFRSIPSLDYPDQSVLDEFYRENRKDPCYSKTRVIENRGQELPTDGDLLLSPKAVKEILNLVMTPEKDLQDKKINEVFDDEFFKSNFWLYWQTMFAFMPWASAMEMRRYLMRFVQHVATLKNLSSLRFTKYNQYEDLIMPLISYLKKHGVKFHYDTIVDNIIVNRTEDEKVATEIKMTEKGEPKVIKLTPNDLVFVTNGSITESTTYGDNTHPAEQKHELGPSWQLWKNLAAQDEDFGHPEKFCENIPAANWVISATVTFTNDDIVPYIEKVNKKDPHSGSIVTSGPTTIKDSNWLLGYSISRQPQFHKQKPNELIVWLYGLYSNTKGNYVKKTMPECDGIELCEEWLYHMGVPESEIKKMAIDATTIPNHMPYITSYFMPRALGDRPKVVPKNSKNLAFIGNFAETERDTVFTTEYSVRTAMEAVYTLLNVDRGVPEVFASAFDVRMLMNAMYYLNDRKKLTELNLPLPEKLMVKEGLKKVKGTYVEELLKKYKLI; encoded by the coding sequence ATGCATTATAGTAACGGAAATTATGAAGCTTTTATCAATGCAGAAAAGCCAAAAGATGTAGATAATAAATCAGCTTATATTGTGGGTTCAGGATTAGCAGCTTTGGCTGCTGCTGTTTTCTTAATTCGTGATGGCCATATGAAAGGTGACAGGATTCATGTCCTTGAAGAATTAGCCCTTCCTGGTGGTAGTATGGACGCTATTTATAATGTAGCTGATCAAGCATATGTGATGCGTGGCGGTCGTGAAATGGAACCACACTTTGAAACTTTGTGGGACTTATTTAGATCAATTCCATCATTAGATTATCCTGATCAAAGTGTTTTAGATGAATTTTATCGTGAAAATAGAAAAGATCCATGTTACTCAAAGACTCGTGTTATTGAAAATCGCGGTCAAGAGTTACCAACTGACGGGGATTTGCTTCTTTCACCAAAGGCTGTTAAGGAAATTTTGAACTTAGTAATGACACCAGAAAAAGATTTACAAGATAAGAAGATCAATGAAGTCTTTGATGATGAATTCTTCAAGTCAAACTTCTGGTTATATTGGCAAACAATGTTTGCATTTATGCCTTGGGCAAGCGCAATGGAAATGCGTCGTTACTTAATGCGGTTTGTACAGCACGTAGCAACTTTGAAGAACTTATCTTCACTTCGCTTTACTAAGTACAATCAATATGAAGACTTAATTATGCCTTTGATTAGTTACCTAAAGAAGCATGGCGTAAAATTCCATTACGATACAATTGTAGATAATATTATTGTTAACCGGACTGAAGATGAAAAGGTAGCTACTGAGATTAAGATGACTGAGAAGGGTGAACCAAAAGTTATTAAGTTAACTCCTAACGACTTAGTCTTCGTAACTAATGGTTCAATTACTGAAAGTACGACTTATGGTGACAATACACACCCAGCTGAACAAAAACATGAGCTTGGACCAAGTTGGCAATTGTGGAAGAACTTAGCAGCTCAAGATGAGGACTTCGGCCATCCAGAAAAATTCTGTGAAAATATTCCAGCTGCTAACTGGGTAATTTCTGCTACAGTTACTTTCACTAATGATGATATTGTGCCTTATATTGAAAAGGTTAATAAAAAGGATCCGCATTCTGGTTCTATTGTAACTAGTGGACCAACTACAATTAAGGATTCTAACTGGTTACTTGGATATTCAATTAGTCGTCAGCCGCAATTCCATAAGCAAAAGCCAAATGAATTGATTGTTTGGTTATATGGCTTGTACTCGAACACTAAGGGTAATTATGTTAAAAAGACTATGCCTGAATGTGATGGGATTGAACTTTGTGAAGAATGGCTTTATCACATGGGTGTTCCTGAATCTGAGATTAAGAAGATGGCAATTGATGCAACTACAATTCCAAATCACATGCCATATATTACTTCTTACTTCATGCCACGTGCATTAGGTGACCGTCCAAAAGTGGTACCAAAGAATTCCAAGAACTTAGCCTTCATTGGTAATTTTGCTGAAACTGAGAGAGACACTGTCTTTACTACTGAATATTCAGTACGTACTGCTATGGAAGCTGTCTACACTTTGCTTAACGTAGACCGCGGTGTTCCTGAAGTATTTGCATCTGCCTTTGATGTGAGAATGTTAATGAACGCAATGTATTACTTAAATGACAGAAAGAAGTTAACTGAACTTAATTTGCCTTTACCGGAAAAATTGATGGTTAAAGAAGGCTTGAAGAAAGTTAAGGGAACTTATGTTGAAGAATTATTGAAGAAGTATAAGTTGATTTAG
- a CDS encoding GNAT family N-acetyltransferase — MYYSAFPEWERFPWMSMVLMSLRRKLQLNAVYDGEVFCGMVCYYISDNTVYLAYLAVEPELRGNGYGSKILHMLEEKYPHQQIVLDIEPLDPDAENYHQRVSRLRFYQKNGWRRTHQMLVDADGEFEALVDQNHFDKKDFAKTLKQMSLGFYRFRIEK; from the coding sequence TTGTATTATAGTGCTTTTCCAGAATGGGAAAGATTTCCATGGATGTCGATGGTGTTAATGAGCTTACGTAGGAAGCTTCAACTCAATGCCGTCTATGATGGAGAAGTATTTTGCGGGATGGTTTGTTATTACATTAGTGATAATACTGTTTATCTAGCATACTTAGCTGTTGAACCAGAACTACGTGGTAATGGATATGGTAGCAAGATTTTACATATGCTTGAAGAGAAGTACCCACACCAGCAGATTGTGTTAGATATTGAACCGCTTGATCCTGATGCGGAGAATTATCATCAACGTGTAAGTCGTCTGCGCTTTTATCAAAAGAATGGGTGGCGTAGAACCCACCAGATGTTAGTTGACGCAGATGGTGAATTTGAGGCCTTAGTTGATCAAAATCATTTTGATAAAAAAGACTTTGCTAAGACATTGAAGCAAATGAGTCTGGGCTTTTACCGCTTTAGAATAGAAAAATAA
- a CDS encoding Cof-type HAD-IIB family hydrolase, translating to MTKLIAVDMDGTFLRDDKSYDEEKFANIYQELEKRNIMFTVASGNQYYQITTFFKNFPTVIYVAENGALVRTQEKILALHAFSEESVKKIEDFLLKQAELQFLVSGVESAYFPVQFTDDYYEISNKYYYRLKKIHDFSEIDDKILKFSISCPDEKTAYYVDFLKKSLGDYCNVTSSGHGDIDLILPGIHKAHGLTELGKVLDIPLSEMTAFGDGGNDLEMIKEFGDGVAMSNANPVLFKVADHTTTSNNEQGVLTYIENNIL from the coding sequence ATGACAAAACTAATTGCCGTTGATATGGATGGTACTTTCTTAAGAGACGATAAAAGCTATGATGAAGAAAAATTTGCGAACATCTACCAAGAATTAGAAAAAAGAAATATTATGTTCACAGTTGCTAGTGGTAATCAATATTATCAAATTACTACTTTTTTTAAGAACTTCCCTACTGTAATTTATGTTGCAGAAAATGGCGCCTTAGTTAGAACCCAAGAAAAGATCTTAGCTCTGCATGCTTTCTCTGAAGAAAGCGTTAAAAAGATTGAAGATTTTCTTTTAAAGCAAGCCGAATTGCAATTTTTAGTATCAGGAGTAGAGAGTGCCTACTTTCCGGTTCAATTCACAGACGATTATTACGAAATTTCTAATAAATATTACTATCGCTTAAAGAAAATACACGACTTTAGTGAAATTGATGACAAAATTCTAAAATTTTCTATTTCTTGTCCTGATGAAAAAACAGCTTATTATGTTGATTTTCTAAAAAAGAGTCTTGGCGATTACTGTAATGTAACAAGCAGTGGTCATGGTGATATTGATCTTATCTTACCAGGAATTCATAAGGCACATGGGTTAACAGAATTAGGTAAAGTACTTGATATTCCTCTTTCTGAAATGACTGCTTTCGGTGACGGTGGCAATGACTTAGAAATGATTAAAGAATTTGGTGATGGCGTGGCTATGTCAAATGCAAATCCAGTGCTTTTTAAGGTCGCAGATCATACAACAACATCAAACAATGAACAAGGTGTTCTTACTTACATTGAAAATAATATTCTCTAG
- a CDS encoding YagU family protein, which translates to MNKSSNNWRVFLKSVWFGIIAGMISGMVKIGWEKILPPRTLARDVVNPPQHMLQQMGASYKFTHTYVIYNTDQKVFWVALILHFSFSIFFAWLLIYMVQFKKTAWAGLWEGALYGIIIWVAWHLIIMPVLGTTPAPWQMPFAEHFSEFFGHIVWGWSIAAVGYYLIAKQKVKTLTNQYW; encoded by the coding sequence ATGAATAAGAGTTCAAATAATTGGCGTGTCTTTTTAAAGAGCGTCTGGTTTGGTATTATTGCTGGGATGATTTCAGGAATGGTTAAGATTGGTTGGGAGAAGATCTTACCACCTAGAACCTTGGCTCGCGATGTTGTTAATCCGCCGCAACACATGCTGCAACAAATGGGTGCTTCTTATAAGTTTACTCATACTTATGTGATTTACAATACTGATCAAAAAGTTTTCTGGGTAGCATTAATTTTGCACTTTAGCTTTTCAATTTTCTTTGCTTGGCTATTGATCTATATGGTTCAGTTTAAGAAAACTGCATGGGCTGGACTTTGGGAAGGTGCTTTATATGGAATTATTATTTGGGTAGCATGGCACTTGATTATTATGCCAGTTCTCGGTACAACTCCAGCACCTTGGCAAATGCCATTTGCAGAACACTTTTCTGAATTCTTTGGTCATATTGTATGGGGCTGGTCAATTGCAGCAGTTGGTTACTACTTAATTGCCAAGCAAAAAGTTAAGACCTTAACTAATCAATATTGGTAA
- a CDS encoding Cof-type HAD-IIB family hydrolase: MIKLIALDTDGTLLNSENKILPSTKTAIKKALDQGIKVVLCSGRPIAGLAHFMKELGIKGSNQYAVTLNGAITRNADGKIMTQDLVSNKLYRELTKFAKEQKVPFNIVDPDSRIITADHDVDYFELLQAWENTAPLFIRTPDEMPNDFQISKGCFVGDKALLDQFEPILRVKFGQDLYIVRADDHFLECLHPNVNKGSGLKELGKKIGISTDEMMAFGDERNDISMFDIVGTAVAMGNGSQEAKDHADFVTASNNDNGIAKALDKFVF, encoded by the coding sequence ATGATTAAATTAATCGCCTTAGATACAGACGGTACACTTTTAAATTCAGAAAATAAAATTCTTCCCTCTACTAAAACTGCAATCAAAAAAGCTTTAGATCAGGGAATCAAGGTCGTACTTTGCTCTGGTCGACCAATCGCAGGTCTTGCACATTTCATGAAAGAACTTGGAATTAAAGGCAGCAATCAATATGCTGTAACTTTAAATGGTGCAATAACTAGAAATGCGGATGGCAAAATAATGACGCAAGACCTTGTCAGCAATAAGCTTTACCGCGAGCTGACTAAATTTGCTAAAGAGCAAAAAGTGCCTTTTAACATTGTTGATCCAGACTCAAGAATTATTACTGCAGATCATGATGTAGATTACTTTGAATTGCTGCAAGCCTGGGAGAATACGGCTCCACTGTTCATTAGAACTCCTGATGAAATGCCTAATGACTTTCAGATTTCGAAAGGTTGTTTTGTTGGCGATAAAGCTCTTCTTGATCAATTTGAACCAATATTAAGAGTAAAGTTTGGTCAAGATTTATATATCGTTCGTGCAGATGACCATTTCTTAGAATGTTTACATCCCAACGTAAATAAAGGGAGTGGTTTAAAAGAATTAGGTAAAAAAATTGGTATTAGTACGGACGAAATGATGGCTTTTGGGGATGAAAGAAATGATATTTCAATGTTCGATATTGTAGGAACCGCTGTGGCCATGGGCAACGGAAGTCAAGAAGCAAAAGATCATGCAGACTTTGTTACTGCATCAAACAATGATAACGGTATTGCCAAGGCTTTAGATAAGTTCGTTTTCTAA
- a CDS encoding AraC family ligand binding domain-containing protein: MVEHEEVQNNQRLPFYFYHDNQVNEPEHWHQGIELNYLIKGKDLRFALEGKTYHFNSGDIWLVNRRQIHSASGEDEEWEYEGFIIDDDFLLSQYPTSINWNLSLLGKSSTKNQPAYRELRDEVVPLVNCVEKD, from the coding sequence ATGGTTGAGCATGAAGAAGTTCAAAATAATCAAAGACTACCATTTTATTTTTATCATGATAATCAGGTAAATGAGCCAGAACACTGGCATCAGGGAATCGAGCTTAACTATTTAATTAAGGGAAAAGATCTGCGTTTTGCGCTTGAGGGTAAAACTTACCATTTCAATAGTGGCGATATTTGGCTAGTTAATCGTCGTCAAATTCATAGTGCTTCTGGTGAAGATGAAGAATGGGAGTATGAAGGCTTTATTATTGACGATGACTTTTTATTAAGTCAGTATCCAACGAGTATTAATTGGAATCTGAGCTTACTAGGTAAGAGCAGTACTAAAAATCAGCCCGCTTATCGTGAATTGAGGGATGAAGTTGTTCCCTTGGTGAATTGTGTCGAAAAGGATTGA
- a CDS encoding helix-turn-helix domain-containing protein → MTDARRFMILSHLMRIIVLLDQNFNKKEPVTKSPNLPLGDEIIKYINDHFQEDIRVNDITKKFNISHVTLNRQLRQSNNMSMGKYLKLVRLMHARELLLSTNKSIELVAFESGFSNARVLNRNFREWKRKTPTEYRNEFSTYFIR, encoded by the coding sequence TTGACTGATGCTCGACGTTTTATGATTTTAAGTCATTTGATGAGAATTATTGTCTTACTTGATCAGAATTTTAATAAGAAAGAGCCAGTTACTAAAAGTCCTAATCTTCCCTTAGGGGATGAAATAATTAAATATATTAATGATCATTTCCAAGAAGATATTCGGGTTAATGATATTACAAAGAAATTTAATATTTCGCATGTAACTCTAAATCGGCAACTTAGGCAGAGCAATAATATGAGTATGGGTAAATATTTAAAGTTGGTTCGTTTGATGCACGCTAGAGAATTGTTGCTAAGTACGAATAAGTCGATTGAATTGGTGGCGTTTGAGAGTGGATTTTCAAATGCGCGGGTGTTGAATAGAAATTTTAGGGAATGGAAGCGTAAGACACCAACGGAATACCGAAATGAATTTAGTACGTACTTTATTAGATAA
- a CDS encoding solute carrier family 23 protein: MKKMPKDTFHNNDAILDVYEKPELGQGILLSMQHLFAMFGSTVLVPILVGINPSIALLSSGVGTLVHMLLTHFKIPAYLGSSFAFVATMQALMRQDGYPAIAQGAIAAGLVYVVVALVIAKVGSDWVNKVLPPIVVGPIIIVIGLSLATTAANDAMMKGTKYNLTYFGVAIFTLIMTLIFQMCFKGFTSLVSIMLGIICGYALSCVLGIVDFSGVAKAAWFSMPALDVPGISYHFKWYPAAILTMAPIAFVTMTEHMGHIMVLNSLTKRNFFKNPGLHRTMMGDGLSTIIAGFIGGPPTTSYGENIGVLAMTKVHSVWVLAGAAVFAIIFSFVGKVAAVIESIPMPVIGGISFLLFGTIASNGLKILVDDKIDFGEKRNMLIASVILVIGIGGAYLQLGSFQLTSVALCTIFGMLMNWILPKKAASEKALEAEKKEKEQKYFN; encoded by the coding sequence ATGAAAAAGATGCCTAAAGACACATTTCATAATAATGATGCGATCTTAGACGTTTATGAGAAGCCTGAACTTGGACAAGGCATTTTGCTTTCAATGCAACACTTGTTTGCCATGTTTGGTTCAACCGTCCTAGTTCCAATCTTAGTTGGAATTAACCCAAGTATTGCCCTGTTATCATCTGGTGTTGGTACCCTTGTTCATATGTTACTAACTCATTTCAAGATTCCAGCATACTTAGGTTCAAGTTTTGCCTTCGTTGCTACTATGCAAGCCTTAATGAGACAAGATGGCTATCCTGCAATTGCTCAAGGTGCAATCGCTGCTGGTCTTGTATACGTGGTCGTAGCCTTAGTCATTGCCAAAGTTGGTTCTGATTGGGTTAATAAAGTTTTACCGCCAATCGTAGTTGGGCCAATTATTATCGTAATTGGATTATCGTTAGCAACTACTGCTGCTAATGACGCCATGATGAAAGGCACTAAGTACAATTTGACTTACTTTGGAGTTGCAATTTTTACACTAATTATGACCTTAATTTTCCAAATGTGCTTCAAAGGTTTTACAAGTCTAGTTTCAATTATGCTGGGAATCATTTGTGGCTATGCTTTATCTTGCGTGCTAGGAATTGTCGACTTTTCTGGTGTAGCAAAAGCTGCTTGGTTCTCAATGCCAGCTTTAGATGTACCTGGAATCAGCTACCACTTTAAATGGTATCCTGCAGCTATTTTAACTATGGCTCCAATTGCCTTTGTTACCATGACTGAACACATGGGTCACATTATGGTTCTTAACTCTCTAACTAAGAGGAACTTTTTCAAGAACCCTGGTCTTCATAGAACTATGATGGGTGATGGTCTTTCAACAATTATTGCTGGTTTCATCGGCGGTCCACCTACCACTTCTTATGGTGAAAATATCGGTGTATTGGCAATGACTAAAGTTCACTCAGTTTGGGTATTAGCTGGAGCTGCTGTATTTGCAATTATTTTCAGTTTCGTTGGTAAAGTCGCTGCAGTTATCGAATCAATTCCAATGCCGGTTATTGGTGGTATTTCTTTCTTATTATTCGGAACTATCGCATCTAATGGGCTTAAGATCTTAGTTGATGACAAGATTGATTTTGGTGAAAAACGTAATATGTTAATTGCCTCAGTTATCTTAGTTATCGGTATTGGTGGCGCTTATCTTCAACTTGGTAGTTTCCAATTAACTTCAGTTGCTCTATGTACAATCTTCGGTATGTTAATGAACTGGATTTTGCCTAAAAAGGCAGCTAGTGAAAAAGCATTAGAAGCTGAAAAGAAAGAAAAAGAGCAAAAATACTTTAATTAA
- a CDS encoding DeoR/GlpR family DNA-binding transcription regulator, with protein sequence MLKRERLRNILEIVTDRRFVTVDELARELQVSDMTIRRDLNELNTTGKVMRIHGGAQVISQQDSVEKNYMQKREINISEKQAAAEVASKIVQDGETIYVGPGTTLEFMVAKLNQRKLRIVTNSLPVFETAKKNPNNYELILIGGAYRRVSGAFIGALANNQLRGISFDRGFVGVNGIKDTSMMTANLEEGQTQGLGLNRSRKKYVVADYHKINRNDFYEFYHLYDVDGLITSPGLDPDIVKHYSQITTLYQGSE encoded by the coding sequence ATGCTAAAAAGAGAACGATTAAGAAATATTTTAGAAATTGTGACTGATAGAAGGTTTGTGACCGTTGATGAATTGGCTAGGGAGCTGCAAGTTTCAGATATGACAATTAGACGGGATCTCAATGAATTGAACACAACTGGTAAAGTGATGCGAATTCATGGAGGAGCGCAAGTGATTTCTCAGCAAGATTCGGTTGAAAAGAATTATATGCAAAAAAGAGAAATCAACATTTCTGAAAAACAAGCAGCCGCTGAAGTTGCAAGTAAGATTGTTCAAGATGGCGAAACGATATATGTTGGACCAGGAACAACCCTAGAGTTTATGGTTGCTAAGCTAAATCAAAGAAAATTACGGATTGTTACTAATTCTTTGCCTGTTTTTGAAACAGCTAAAAAGAATCCAAATAATTATGAACTAATTTTAATTGGTGGAGCATATCGTCGAGTTAGTGGAGCTTTCATTGGGGCACTAGCAAATAATCAGTTAAGAGGGATATCTTTTGATCGTGGCTTTGTTGGCGTAAACGGAATTAAGGACACCTCAATGATGACTGCTAACTTAGAAGAAGGACAGACGCAAGGCTTGGGGTTGAATCGCTCACGTAAAAAGTATGTTGTGGCTGATTATCATAAGATTAATCGCAATGACTTTTATGAGTTTTACCACTTATATGATGTTGACGGTTTGATTACAAGTCCTGGTCTTGATCCGGATATCGTAAAGCATTACAGCCAAATCACGACTTTATATCAGGGTAGTGAATAG
- the lacA gene encoding galactose-6-phosphate isomerase subunit LacA, with product MKVVIGSDKKGFELKEKVKKYLEDGGYEVLDVTPEPAEDFVESSLKVTHEVLDHGIKKAIMFDEYGVGSAMASNKVKGMVTADVNEERTGHMTAMHNGAKALAIGSGIVGEKLAESIIDYYLHTEYAGGRHQVRLDMLEKMI from the coding sequence ATGAAAGTTGTTATTGGTAGTGACAAAAAAGGTTTTGAATTAAAAGAAAAAGTTAAGAAGTATCTAGAAGATGGCGGCTATGAAGTCTTAGACGTAACGCCAGAACCAGCAGAAGATTTTGTAGAATCTAGCTTAAAAGTTACGCATGAAGTCTTAGACCATGGTATTAAAAAGGCCATTATGTTTGATGAATATGGTGTTGGTTCAGCAATGGCATCAAACAAAGTTAAAGGCATGGTAACTGCTGATGTCAACGAAGAAAGAACTGGACACATGACTGCTATGCACAACGGGGCTAAAGCCTTAGCAATTGGTAGTGGCATTGTTGGTGAAAAGCTTGCCGAATCAATCATTGATTACTACTTGCATACTGAATATGCGGGCGGACGTCACCAAGTTCGTTTAGACATGCTTGAAAAAATGATTTAG
- the lacB gene encoding galactose-6-phosphate isomerase subunit LacB: MFDNDRPQPEFVDPKIDKHTVVALGNDHIVTPIKMALSDHLKEEGYQVLDFGTYDNTRTHYPMYGKRVAEAVADGRADVGIVMCGTGIGISTAADKNEGIRAAMVGDVAQAKYAKRELNANVLGMGGIVLGRDFIFYIADAFLNEKYQPTEENKKLIEKIDSIAKPNPDQKDNEHFFDEENKKWAEGVYHD, from the coding sequence ATGTTTGATAATGATAGACCACAACCAGAATTTGTAGACCCCAAGATTGATAAACATACTGTTGTTGCATTAGGTAATGACCACATTGTTACGCCAATTAAAATGGCATTATCTGACCATTTGAAAGAGGAAGGATACCAAGTATTAGACTTTGGTACTTATGACAACACTAGAACTCACTACCCAATGTATGGTAAGCGTGTTGCTGAAGCTGTTGCTGATGGTAGAGCTGATGTTGGTATTGTAATGTGTGGTACTGGTATTGGTATTTCAACTGCTGCTGATAAGAATGAAGGCATTCGCGCCGCAATGGTTGGCGATGTTGCTCAAGCTAAGTACGCTAAACGTGAATTAAACGCTAACGTCTTAGGTATGGGTGGTATTGTTTTAGGAAGAGACTTCATTTTCTACATTGCTGATGCATTTTTGAATGAAAAGTATCAACCAACTGAAGAAAACAAGAAGTTAATTGAAAAGATCGATAGTATTGCTAAACCAAATCCTGACCAAAAGGACAATGAACACTTCTTTGACGAAGAAAATAAGAAGTGGGCTGAAGGTGTATATCACGATTAG
- a CDS encoding DUF4867 family protein, translating to MSKLEEFRKANPQYKILTLDDPSFKEYGVLYTNDFNLDDVYKVMEKVPIPETGMKYIANIPELADTYTMLAVKRDIFGEIPIDAGVTLGHSDTFTAFEYHQCSEVNIMLDDVLMVLGKRETLEEKHFVDPNTEARMFYMPKGTIVELYNDTLHYAPIQITKKGYKVIVAVIHGTNAVLPEGVKSLNPRVVKCGKFQVVHPSRKDKIEQGYQVGLSGDVIKTTPLDE from the coding sequence ATGAGTAAATTAGAAGAATTTAGAAAAGCAAATCCCCAATACAAGATTTTAACTTTGGATGATCCATCTTTTAAAGAATACGGTGTACTCTACACTAATGACTTTAATTTAGATGATGTTTATAAGGTAATGGAGAAAGTTCCAATTCCTGAAACTGGCATGAAATATATCGCTAATATTCCTGAACTAGCTGATACTTATACAATGTTAGCTGTAAAACGCGATATTTTTGGTGAAATTCCAATTGATGCTGGTGTTACATTGGGACACTCAGATACATTTACTGCATTTGAATATCACCAATGTTCAGAAGTAAACATTATGCTTGATGATGTCTTAATGGTGCTTGGTAAGCGTGAGACTTTGGAAGAGAAACATTTTGTTGATCCAAATACTGAAGCTAGAATGTTTTACATGCCAAAAGGCACTATTGTAGAGCTCTACAATGATACTCTCCACTATGCTCCAATTCAGATAACTAAGAAGGGCTACAAGGTAATTGTGGCTGTAATTCATGGTACTAACGCTGTTTTGCCTGAAGGCGTTAAGAGTCTGAATCCACGTGTAGTTAAATGTGGAAAGTTCCAAGTCGTTCACCCTTCTCGTAAAGATAAGATTGAACAAGGCTATCAAGTTGGCTTAAGCGGGGATGTAATCAAAACAACTCCCCTTGATGAATAA
- a CDS encoding PTS sugar transporter subunit IIA, which translates to MTVATSLFAPDAVFTSDKTSKEEVLKEVYGKLLKAGYVKGNFLSHIIEREEHYPTGIDTSPISKELPNVAIPHTEGEFVNARLIVPIALKHPIKFQNMIAPDESLEVKFLFMILNNDPEGQANVLAQIMGFLSTTPVKDLIRLFNLTSSKEIFDFMSENFKQE; encoded by the coding sequence ATGACAGTGGCAACTAGTTTATTTGCTCCTGACGCAGTTTTTACCAGCGACAAGACAAGTAAGGAAGAAGTCCTAAAAGAGGTCTATGGCAAATTATTAAAGGCTGGCTATGTAAAAGGAAATTTCCTTTCACATATTATTGAAAGAGAAGAGCATTATCCAACTGGAATTGACACTTCGCCAATTTCAAAAGAGTTGCCAAATGTCGCAATTCCTCATACAGAAGGCGAATTTGTAAATGCTCGTCTGATTGTTCCAATTGCTTTGAAACATCCAATTAAGTTTCAAAATATGATTGCTCCGGATGAAAGTTTAGAAGTTAAATTCTTATTTATGATTTTAAACAATGATCCGGAAGGACAAGCAAATGTCCTAGCACAGATTATGGGGTTCTTATCCACAACGCCAGTTAAAGATTTAATTAGGCTGTTTAATCTCACTTCATCCAAAGAAATATTTGATTTTATGAGTGAGAATTTTAAGCAAGAATAG
- a CDS encoding PTS fructose transporter subunit IIB: protein MAKEVKLLAACGAGVNSSHQIKDAVEEEMKKRGHNVHVDAVMIKDVNEDMLNHYDAYLTIAKTDLAFQPKIPLIEAGPILYRIPAMAQPVYDKVEEVVKKVENE, encoded by the coding sequence ATGGCAAAGGAAGTTAAGTTATTAGCTGCATGTGGTGCAGGGGTTAACTCTTCTCACCAAATTAAGGATGCTGTTGAAGAAGAAATGAAGAAACGTGGACACAACGTTCATGTTGATGCTGTGATGATTAAGGATGTAAACGAAGATATGCTTAATCACTACGATGCATATTTAACCATTGCTAAGACTGATTTAGCATTTCAACCTAAGATTCCTTTAATTGAAGCAGGTCCAATTCTTTACAGAATTCCAGCAATGGCTCAACCTGTTTATGACAAGGTTGAAGAAGTAGTTAAAAAGGTAGAAAACGAATAG